The following nucleotide sequence is from Trypanosoma brucei gambiense DAL972 chromosome 3, complete sequence.
AGCGGATAACCGCAGTGCTACTccgaaaagtaaaaggagACATCTCACGCCAAGACAACAACTGTGTGTTTCGTGCAAGTTTAGAAGGGAAAATGGTAAGACCGTGACACAAAGGATCAGAGAAGTTTTCAcagtatttttaaaaatatgcaCTCACAAAAGCTGCCGCACATATCAGTGAGTTGCACCATACAACCTCAAAAATCACCGCTGATAACACAACCGTGCGGTTAATCACCCGTAAGAAACAATGGACTGTGTCGCACCGGCGAAAAGGAGGTAAACAAGTtcagaaatatgaaaaaaaaagtgtaagtGACGTGCGACTGTTACATCCCTTACAGAACAATCAATACCCGTGACTACATTATGAACCCGGAAGTTGTATTAAGCGTCAGCCGGACGACTAAACCAGGATGTGGCAAGCATCACTaaccacacacgcataaacacaaaGGGAAAATTGCAAAAATTAAATCACAAGCCCCGAGGAAACACTCGAATGCCATTGATCaacaaaaaacgaaggaaTGTCTAATAACATGCAGGCTGAGCCTTCACCAGATGCGATGTTGAATGCAGAGAGCGTTGGTTGGAAGTATATGGCATAAAATTCGTACGGACGAGAAGCAATCAAAAGTTAAATGTCACCCTTGGGGGTTCGGAAAAACAGTAGTTAAGAAGTGGTAATAAGCACAAAGcgcaaagaacaaaaggaagggagaatTATGCCAAAAAGTGAAGATGACGACCGCCGCTGAAGAGCGTGTGTACGTGACCTACAaccggagaaaaaaaagaagtctagcaaaaaaaaaaaacgcagcaGAGGATGCCGAGTCGAGCTAAGttaagaagggggaaataaaactTGAAGCCAAAAGTACAAACCCGGAGAGTAAATGCTCCCACACACTACCGTGTGATCGATCCGGAGTTAGCACCTAATTTCCGCTAACTCTTTCTCAAGTTATTACCATATTTTTACGAATATCGTTGTTTTAGCTTGCGAAAATTGTCCCGAAAGTCATCACTAGAACAAGAGTATTTTCCAGCTGCAACACCCCAAACtgttgagaaaaaaaaaaaattgcaccGTCTCACAATAAAAGATATCAAAAAATATGTTGGAATTCAATTAAGAAAATCACATTTCTTCTACCTATGTTCCTTTTTAAGAAGAGGAGCAATGAAGAACAAGTATTTAGCGTGGtgcatgtttttttgtttgaaggTCGTGGGGGGCAAAGCTAATGCAGTGAAAACgctaagaaaagaaacgaattGCCACACAACTGTTAAAGCACTGTTCAACAAACGTGAAAACTGTCATGATCTGGCCTCCGACGCAACGGAAAAAATGAGGATGTTGACATCGGAACAGATGCAGATAGATGGACTGCTTGCACATGGTTAGAATATGATAAGAGGCGTACGGAGACACAATGCATATTGAGGTTTAACAACACATATGGAGAGAAATTAGTATGCACCTACGAAACAAAGGGCAATCGCCAAGACCTAAGTTGCAAACCAGAGAGTCGTTGCGAAGACGCTCGCGAGCGGTACCTTTTAGGGGAAGAGGGATGTCCGAAGCCTGTACCACGTGAAgaaccaaaaagaaacaaaacagaaaggtGTCTTGATGAGGTTTATGGGTCATTCAGCGGTCACCAGGAGTGTGCGAAACTCAAAATAGGAAGCGAGGTCGCCGAGCAAATTATATTCAGGGGGAACGGAGATGACAAAACACCAGAATGTATAGAAGCAAGTGGCCCCCCAGAGTCGAAAGTGGTTGGAGAAGCATGCGTAATAAAGTTGCGAACCGAGCCACACCCATCAGAATATATTTGCAAAATGGAGGGTTCTggtgaggaaaggaaggtaaAATGCACAAG
It contains:
- a CDS encoding T. brucei spp.-specific protein encodes the protein MKNKYLAWCMFFCLKVVGGKANAVKTLRKETNCHTTVKALFNKRENCHDLASDATENEDVDIGTDADRWTACTWLEYDKRRTETQCILRFNNTYGEKLVCTYETKGNRQDLSCKPESRCEDARERYLLGEEGCPKPVPREEPKRNKTERCLDEVYGSFSGHQECAKLKIGSEVAEQIIFRGNGDDKTPECIEASGPPESKVVGEACVIKLRTEPHPSEYICKMEGSGEERKVKCTRETSKTIPQPTTTKKRRGSTGSMRKRSDDGGNTEVTLKEDKDETQDEDEGQKEEKKKAVKKLVQQKLESKAKLIGNQIILLSCF